AGACAAAGGTTTTTCAATCATAGAGTGGTGGGAAGAAGTTGTGTCGTGCATGACGCTGGCTGAATTAGAGGAATACATTGTTTCTGCTCCTCAAGGGTCAAGCAATAGTGATCTAGTGCCTATGCTCAAAAATATAGCTATCAAACAGCGTGATCTTCTTCGCCAAGAACAAGGAAAAGGAGTGGAGCTTTATGCATAATCCGAGCAATGTGTCGGTTGACGCCATTAAGCTACTCGGCTTGATGGATGAAGTGTGCGAAAAGCTGGGTTTGAGGTTGCGGGACTACACCACTCCAGAAGATTTGTTCGAAGCTGTGTTCAGTAGAACATCCATTAAGATTCTCAGAAAGCTGGATGAAAAGATGGGTGACGAATACTTGCAGGACGATTTGCTTGGTATCATGCATCGAGCAGTACGCGCACGTATCAGGAAGGTATCTCCTGAAACTGTAGAAAGCGGGCGATCTGCATGAGTAAGACAACAGCGCTTAGCCTATGTGAACGATATGCAGACATCTGCCGTAGAGCTGCAGACGGTGATCCATCTGCACGCGCAATCAAAATAATTACCGAGGCTGTTATAGAAGACAAAATTCACATCGATCAATTACGGATGATTAGCGATGTAAACAAGAAAGTCGGTCCAATAGCAGCATATGAACTGTTCTTAAAGTTTTATCAACAACCGCAACAAGAGGGGGCCACCGCGATTTGAGCATTTTCAGGGTAAGGAAGAACGACAATTTCGTTGTAATGGACAAAACAGCCTTGCATGATGATCGTTTGAGCTGGAAGGCAAAAGGCATTATCGCCTATATGTTGTCGCTGCCCGATGACTGGACATTCTTCGTAGAGGAGTTGGCTACTCACGCATCTGATGGTGAGGACAGTCTAAGAACGGGGCTAAAGGAATTAAAGCGGTTGGGTTATCTACATCGCTTCCCTGTAAAAGAAAACGGCAAGATCGTCAGATGGGAGACACATGTTTTTGAAACGCCACAAGAGGAGTTGCCAGAAGAGGTTAAACCACAACAGGAAAAACCAGAAGTGGAAAAACCAGATGTGGAGTTTCCAGATGTGGAAAATCCGACACTACTAAGTATTAATAATACTAAGTATTTATCTTTACTAAATAATAATGATAATGTCCCTTTTGCTGAAATCATTGAATACCTAAACCAAAAAGCAGGGACAAGCTATCGAGCGACCAGTAAAAAAACAAAGCAGCTTATTACTGCTCGATGGAACGAAGGATTCCGCCTAGATGACTTTATTCGAGTTATTGATAACAAGACGACTGAATGGCTGAACAATCCTGAATGGTCTAAATACCTCAGACCTGAGACGTTGTTTTCGCCTAAGTTTGAAGGATATCTGAATCAAAAGGCTTTTGGCAAAGGAGGCGGAGCAATTGGAACCAATTCGGCAGTCCTTACACCAAGTCGTGAAGAATTGTATCGAAAAGCAGGGATCAAGTGAGCGGAACTGCCCCCATTGCGGAAAGGTTTTAAAACCAATAGAGCTATTTTCCGAGGTAATCGGAAAGTTTCAGGTAACTCCAGTATGCAAGTGTGAAGCGGAGCGGGAAATGGCCGACATCAAACGTTTTGAGAGAGCCAAGCGCAACGGAGAAATACACGAATATAGCGATGATGACCAAATGGTTATAGGGGCTACTTTAACGGAATATGAGACGGAAACTGGAACCATCCGTGGCTTTCAGGTGATCCAGGACTTTACTCGCGGCATCGAGGAGTGGGGAGCCAAAGGAATATACCTATTTGGAGAAAACGGACTCGGAAAGAGCCATCTGCTGTCGGCGGCGACGAAAGAATTGCGAAATCATGGTATCAGTGTCGTGTATACGACAGCCAAACTCTTGATTGCTCATACTCGCAAACCGATCGGCAAATGGGATTACCTAAACGCCTACAGAGCTGCAGATGTTTTGATCATCGACGAGCTGGGCGCAGAGATTCCGGCGGATTGGGAAATGGGGGAATTGTTCACAGTGTTAAACGGTAGACAGAACAGAAGCCCCATATTGTACGGTTCAAACTTTACGGTCAAGGAGCTGGAGTCAAGGTTTAACGAACGCCAAAAAGGATGGGGTACCCGCTTGATGGAGCGCATTATTGAGTCCAGCGTTTTGGAAGAGTTGACCGGAGACAGTCGCCGCTTTGACTTGCACATTGAAAACACGGAGCAACTAAACAGGAGATTGATGAAGCATGATTGATATTCAGGAGATGCCCCACAGCGAAGAAGCGGAGAAAGCGGTACTCGGGGCGATCTTCTGTAAGCCCCCAGTTATTACAAAAGTCATCGATGAGCTAACAGCTATGGATTTCTACCGGACACGACATCAAATCCTCTATCAAGGCATGGCTGACTTGTATGAGAAAGGCGATCCGATTGACCTGGTAACGATAACAAGTCATTTACAAGAAAAGAAGGCGCTCGATAACGTGGGGGGCGTCCCGTACATTACAGAATTGGTTAGCTATACACCGACGGCAGAGAACATCGACTACTATGCAGGGATCGTTTTACACAAGGCCCGGCGCAGAAAGCTTATTGAAATCAACTACCAAGTGTACAAGGACAGTCTCAACAATGAAAATGTCGATGAAGTGCTTGCTCAGTCCGAGAAACTGGCTGCTGAGATTCGGGAACGTGGTAAAAAGCGGTCTGTACGACCAATCAGGGAAGTTGCGCTCGAGGCATACGAAGAAATTGACAGAACGTTTCAGCAGCGCGGGAGGACGATTGG
The window above is part of the Brevibacillus brevis NBRC 100599 genome. Proteins encoded here:
- a CDS encoding conserved phage C-terminal domain-containing protein — its product is MSIFRVRKNDNFVVMDKTALHDDRLSWKAKGIIAYMLSLPDDWTFFVEELATHASDGEDSLRTGLKELKRLGYLHRFPVKENGKIVRWETHVFETPQEELPEEVKPQQEKPEVEKPDVEFPDVENPTLLSINNTKYLSLLNNNDNVPFAEIIEYLNQKAGTSYRATSKKTKQLITARWNEGFRLDDFIRVIDNKTTEWLNNPEWSKYLRPETLFSPKFEGYLNQKAFGKGGGAIGTNSAVLTPSREELYRKAGIK
- a CDS encoding ATP-binding protein is translated as MADIKRFERAKRNGEIHEYSDDDQMVIGATLTEYETETGTIRGFQVIQDFTRGIEEWGAKGIYLFGENGLGKSHLLSAATKELRNHGISVVYTTAKLLIAHTRKPIGKWDYLNAYRAADVLIIDELGAEIPADWEMGELFTVLNGRQNRSPILYGSNFTVKELESRFNERQKGWGTRLMERIIESSVLEELTGDSRRFDLHIENTEQLNRRLMKHD